The proteins below come from a single Yamadazyma tenuis chromosome 5, complete sequence genomic window:
- the YCG1 gene encoding chromosome condensation complex Condensin, subunit G (EggNog:ENOG503NV3M; BUSCO:EOG09260LRX; COG:B,D): MAEVDTRPTLKSINGYNEIEEINMAMSHVFQEAQMTLSGHRKLVVILTNIQKKAIDLGYEEAFAYKFTKLINKILPLKKGEESGDRIIKFCSVFVANLFKIQQDKQDKLEDDDDSDEDNETTRMANYLLNHLLRGVEAKDRNVRYRIIQLIAYLVNFIGDIDAQVFTSLVHSLRKRLSDREPTVRLQAVVALSRFQHIDDEELGNSEDAKDSADLNFFNKLLIEVMQNDDSPEVRRAALLNLVKNKSTLSYLIERARDVNAINRRIVYSRILKEFGDFREIDLESRSLLVEWGLNDRDRSVKTAAIKLFNGCWFESVNKDFLQLLDNLQLHDDNENVDKLLKHLFELNLEHVRGMKFDKSYWKEFSVEKSFLLRNLFEFLNIHNYYDMIDEKFVDLIELSDILYKYLKLRKSRLTKHQTLIDNYHEFKRTVEIKDSDLQAINIEMDNLMFAADSTESQDVDNKEQVLERLKIKTQDLKQKYEQIGEERRLIMESNRAVTEEYADFRDEYNELEFIIENLLKISKDYDYADELGRRSMLQIIRTCLTNDRLSDKLADITLKVLKVLSTSERDFISMASEVITDIRDSVLDEHDETFHSAISGFLSDSSDSDSDSDSEPEQQEEEHDKPDARDQTSDYTNNLNRIENVFDNQNFNKSYSKSKSGSKRRKIQPKIPPRDILNQCLILTQHLLESINDPLSNNYSLESILQSLVYPAVLMDDNSATHKLGVKCLGLFMLLDKNLAIQKLYFFGRIVSMTAFDEEFKIIATKVIIDVLSTYGISVLDAGSNDNSTHDEFDFATVRYVDSLSINKLFIKSLRNYKMPDLQAVTAEGLCKLCLADILEGFGDNVFESEEDKEAYFEDILEVLVLSYFDAKNYYNNKLRQVLSFCIPVYAFSHIKHQIKLSKISGNVVFKFSKRQRTYEELYKDNDAALGLLSSMTVTSVIQQLIHWCDPHNLVNKENTIDVTTVESPIWQVITFLEAIEQDTNKAVKKAIISNLGKITITEHLSHRLLRRLCEAIEDTLKVFDDRSEDVEFQFDSLTTKSFHKFNEHVREVQQNAQSAVEVMDVDGEEKQDSDTEGLKDANERNEDDASAGPWDPASKQAELEGIDEFLDAEDQVSYDI; the protein is encoded by the coding sequence ATGGCAGAAGTTGACACGAGGCCCACCctcaagtccatcaacGGCTACAATGAGATTGAGGAAATTAACATGGCAATGAGTCATGTGTTCCAGGAAGCACAGATGACACTTTCAGGACATAGAAAGCTCGTGGTAATATTGACTAATATTCAGAAGAAAGCCATCGATTTGGGCTACGAAGAGGCGTTTGCATACAAGTTTACcaagctcatcaacaagatcttgcCGTTAAAGAaaggtgaagaaagtgGCGACAGAATCATCAAATTTTGTTCTGTGTTTGTAGCCAACCTTTTCAAGATCCAGCAAGACAAACAAGATAAActagaagatgacgatgacaGTGACGAAGACAACGAGACCACCAGGATGGCCAACTACCTCTTGAACCACTTACTCAGAGGAGTGGAAGCCAAAGACAGAAATGTCAGATACAGAATCATTCAATTGATTGCTTATTTGGTGAACTTCATAGGGGATATAGATGCTCAGGTATTCACGTCGTTGGTGCACTCTTTGCGCAAGCGTTTGAGTGATAGAGAACCAACCGTGAGACTTCAGGCGGTTGTTGCGTTGTCAAGATTCCAGCACattgatgacgaagaatTGGGTAATAGCGAAGATGCCAAAGACCTGGCAGACTTAAACTTTTTTaacaagttattgattGAAGTAATGCAGAACGATGATAGTCCGGAGGTGAGGAGGGCTGCCTTGTTGAATCTTGTCAAAAACAAGAGTACGCTTTCCTACTTGATTGAGAGAGCCAGGGATGTGAATGCTATTAACAGAAGAATTGTGTATTCCAGAATCTTGAAGGAGTTTGGGGACTTTAGGGAGATTGACTTGGAGTCAAGGAgcttgttggtggagtggGGCTTGAATGACAGAGATCGAAGCGTAAAGACTGCTGCTATCAAGCTTTTCAACGGTTGCTGGTTTGAGTCTGTCAATAAAGACTTCCTTCAATTACTTGACAACCTACAGCTCcatgatgataatgaaaatGTTGACAAGCTACTCAAGCATTTGTTCGAGTTGAATTTGGAACACGTACGTGGAATGAAATTTGATAAATCATACTGGAAAGAATTCTCGGTTGAAAAGTCTTTCTTACTCAGAAACTTGtttgagttcttgaatATTCATAACTATTATGACATGATAGATGAGAAGTTCGTTGATCTTATTGAGTTGAGTGATATTCTTtacaaatacttgaagttgaggAAATCGAGGTTAACAAAACACCAAACATTAATAGATAATTATCATGAATTCAAGAGAACTGTCGAGATTAAGGATTCTGATTTACAAGCCATTAATATAGAAATGGATAACTTGATGTTTGCTGCTGACTCAACTGAGTCTCAAGATGTTGACAATAAGGAGCAAGTATTGGAGAGattgaagatcaagacCCAGGATTTGAAACAAAAATATGAACagattggtgaagaaagGCGCTTGATTATGGAAAGCAACCGAGCGGTCACAGAAGAGTATGCTGATTTTCGTGATGAGTATAACGAGCTTGAATTCATCATCGAaaacttattgaagattAGTAAAGACTATGACTATGctgatgaacttggaagaagatccaTGCTTCAGATCATAAGAACTTGTTTAACGAATGACAGGTTGTCGGATAAGTTAGCAGACATCACATTGAAGGTACTTAAGGTCTTGAGTACCAGTGAAAGAGATTTCATTAGCATGGCCTCTGAAGTCATCACTGATATCAGAGATTCGGTGTTGGATGAACATGATGAAACTTTCCATTCGGCTATTTCAGGGTTCCTTTCGGATAGCTCTGATTCTGATTCCGATTCCGATTCTGAACCGGagcaacaagaagaagaacatgACAAACCCGATGCAAGAGACCAAACTTCCGATTACAcgaacaacttgaaccgAATTGAAAATGTATTTGACAACcagaacttcaacaaatcatATTCCAAAAGCAAATCTGGCTCCAAGAGGAGGAAGATACAACCCAAAATACCTCCTAGAGACATCTTGAATCAGTGTTTGATCTTGACGCAGCATTTATTGGAATCCATCAACGATCCATTATCAAACAACTACTCGTTGGAATCGATTTTGCAGAGTTTGGTATACCCTGCCGTCTTGATGGATGATAATTCGGCTACGCATAAGCTCGGGGTCAAATGTTTGGGATTGTTCATGTTACTcgacaagaacttggctATTCAAAAGCTTTATTTCTTCGGGCGAATTGTAAGTATGACAGCGTTTGACGAAGAGTTCAAGATCATTGCTACTAAGGTAATCATTGATGTTTTATCCACCTATGGGATCAGTGTGTTGGATGCGGGAAGTAATGACAACTCGACTCACGACGAGTTTGACTTTGCAACTGTCAGGTATGTGGACTCATTGTctatcaacaagttattcatcaagtcattgagGAACTACAAGATGCCCGATCTACAAGCAGTAACTGCCGAAGGGTTGTGCAAGTTGTGCTTAGCCGATATTTTGGAAGGTTTCGGAGACAATGTTTTCGAGTCGGAAGAAGACAAGGAAGCgtactttgaagacattcTCGAGGTGCTTGTGTTATCTTATTTTGATGCGAAAAACTACTACAACAATAAGTTAAGACAGGTTCTTTCCTTCTGTATCCCTGTCTATGCCTTCAGTCACATCAAGCACCaaatcaagttgtcgaAGATAAGTGGAAACGTTGTGTTCAAGTTTAGCAAGCGTCAGCGAACATACGAAGAGTTGTACAAAGATAACGATGCGGCGTTGGGCTTGTTGAGCTCGATGACCGTGACTTCGGTGATCCAGCAGTTGATTCATTGGTGTGATCCTCACAACCTTGTGAACAAAGAGAACACCATCGACGTCACCACTGTTGAATCGCCCATATGGCAAGTGATCACCTTCCTTGAAgccattgaacaagatACAAATAAAGCCGTCAAGAAGGCTATTATCAGCAACTTGGGCAAGATAACCATCACGGAACACTTGAGTCACCGGTTACTTAGGCGGCTTTGTgaagccattgaagatACTCTCAAGGTATTTGATGACCGAAGCGAAGATGTTGAGTTTCAATTTGATTCTCTCACCACCAAGAGTTTCCACAAGTTCAACGAGCACGTGAGGGAGGTGCAGCAAAATGCACAGAGCGCGGTTGAGGTGATGGACGTGGATGGAGAGGAAAAACAAGACAGTGACACGGAAGGGCTCAAGGATGCAAACGAGAGGAACGAGGACGACGCGTCTGCGGGGCCCTGGGACCCCGCGTCCAAGCAGGCGGAGTTGGAAGGCATAGACGAGTTTCTCGATGCCGAAGACCAGGTTAGCTACGATATCTAA
- the ERG6 gene encoding Delta(24)-sterol C-methyltransferase (EggNog:ENOG503NTY3; COG:H), whose amino-acid sequence MSKQELYDRDHAQDSQFAKALHGDSYKKTGLSALVAKAKNASEVANEGYFKHWDGGVSKDDEEKRLNDYNRLTHHYYNLVTDFYEYGWGSSFHFSRYYQGEAFRQATARHEHYLAHKMNIHENMKVLDVGCGVGGPAREICRFTGCSIVGLNNNDYQIERANHYSEKYGLSDKLSFVKGDFMQMEFEPETFDAVYAIEATVHAPKLEGVYGEIYKVLKPGGTFGVYEWVMTDKYDETNEEHRKIAYGIEVGDGIPKMYKNEVAREALKTVGFEIQYEKDLADQDDEIPWYYPLAGEFKYVQQLSDYLAVFRTSRIGRLITTESVGLMEKLGLAPKGSKQVTVALEDAAVNLVAGGKQKLFTPMMLYVCKKPLDAK is encoded by the coding sequence ATGAGTAAACAAGAACTCTACGACAGAGACCACGCCCAGGACTCTCAATTCGCCAAGGCCTTACATGGTGACAGTTACAAGAAGACCGGGTTAAGTGCTTTGGTCGCCAAAGCCAAAAACGCTAGTGAAGTCGCTAACGAAGGATATTTCAAGCACTGGGATGGTGGTGTCTCCAAAGACGATGAGGAAAAGAGATTAAACGACTACAACCGGTTGACCCACCACTACTACAATTTAGTGACCGACTTTTACGAGTACGGATGGGGATCCTCGTTCCACTTTTCCAGATACTACCAAGGAGAAGCCTTTAGACAAGCTACCGCCAGACACGAACATTACTTGGCCCATAAAATGAATATTCACGAAAACAtgaaggtgttggatgTTGGATGTGGGGTCGGAGGTCCTGCCCGAGAAATCTGCAGATTTACTGGATGTTCGATTGTTGGATTGAACAACAATGATTACCAAATCGAAAGAGCTAACCACTATTCCGAAAAATACGGCTTGTCCGACAAGTTGTCCTTTGTCAAGGGTGACTTTATGCAGATGGAATTCGAACCCGAAACGTTTGATGCCGTATATGCCATTGAAGCCACTGTCCATGCTCCTAAGTTAGAAGGAGTTTACGGAGAAATCTacaaggttttgaaacCAGGTGGAACCTTCGGTGTGTACGAGTGGGTCATGACCGACAAATACGATGAGACCAATGAGGAGCACCGGAAAATCGCTTACGGGATCGAAGTTGGTGACGGAATCCCTAAGATGTACAAAAACGAAGTTGCTCGCGAAGCCTTGAAGACGGTTGGGTTTGAAATCCAATACGAAAAGGACTTGGCCGACCAAGATGACGAAATCCCATGGTACTACCCATTGGCTGGAGAGTTCAAGTACGTACAGCAATTGAGCGACTACCTTGCGGTTTTCAGAACCTCGAGAATCGGTAGATTGATCACCACCGAATCGGTTGGGTTGATGGAAAAACTCGGATTGGCTCCAAAGGGTTCCAAACAAGTGACCGTTGCTTTGGAGGATGCTGCTGTGAACTTGGTGGCTGGAGGTAAGCAGAAGTTATTCACACCCATGATGTTGTACGTGTGTAAGAAGCCATTGGATGCCAAGTAG
- a CDS encoding uncharacterized protein (CAZy:GH76; EggNog:ENOG503NZTZ; COG:S) — protein MPLQNPNLEGYNVVRNMWIKYYNKHESTFIAPKRCSGCYNDKKFVIWAVSVAAQAVVDGSRIYKELVPLVDPAIMIFQKYKNPHLKGFSAAENNGNDKDIYYDDDAQVCSAMLTAYEVTGNIKYLDQGRELTRFLMGGWNDNPNAKTKGGMKWHISNAYLNSCTTAEVAKCCLQIAKFIPDESKIYIDFAAKCIDWQIKVLQDPGDKLIKDGVQDTSDSPNDTKWTYNLGTTLSAAAHLYHYTKDEHWKKIADELAEAGINRNVFFYDRDYDMSKRYWRDPSYFVQLLVEGLADYLLFVGNEAPGDLPKRIEEEIRRHLVMFYEFMRDPDDGLYIQSFEPNLTYRDVYDKKYKPTFGERKGWGIKKDDKDGDKDEPLKCLMGCASAARVFFQGARVVPKIE, from the coding sequence ATGCCTCTCCAAAACCCAAATCTTGAAGGCTACAATGTGGTTCGTAACATGTGGATAAAGTACTACAACAAACACGAAAGCACCTTCATTGCTCCTAAAAGATGCTCTGGTTGCTACAACGATAAGAAGTTTGTAATATGGGCTGTTTCGGTCGCCGCTCAGGCAGTGGTGGATGGTTCCCGAATCTACAAGGAATTGGTACCTTTGGTGGACCCGGCCATCATGATATTCCAAAAATACAAAAACCCCCATTTAAAGGGTTTCTCGGCTGCTGAAAACAATGGGAATGACAAGGACATTTACTATGATGATGACGCCCAGGTTTGTAGTGCCATGTTGACTGCTTACGAGGTGACTGGCAACATCAAGTATTTGGACCAGGGAAGGGAATTGACCCGGTTTTTGATGGGTGGCTGGAATGACAATCCCAATGCAAAGACCAAGGGAGGAATGAAATGGCACATTTCCAACGCCTATTTGAACTCCTGTACCACAGCCGAAGTGGCCAAGTGCTGTCTCCAAATTGCCAAGTTCATTCCCGACGAGTCGAAGATTTATATTGAttttgctgcaaaatgtATCGATTGGCAAATCAAGGTGTTGCAAGACCCTGGcgacaagttgattaaGGACGGAGTTCAGGACACCTCCGATAGCCCCAACGATACCAAATGGACCTACAACTTGGGGACTACTTTGTCGGCAGCTGCCCATTTGTACCACTATACCAAGGATGAGCACTGGAAGAAAATAGCCGATGAGTTGGCTGAGGCTGGTATCAACAGAAACGTGTTTTTTTACGACCGTGACTACGATATGAGCAAGAGATACTGGAGAGATCCTTCTTATTTTGTTcagttgttggtggaaggTTTGGCCGACTaccttttgtttgtgggCAATGAGGCACCAGGAGACTTACCTAAGCGAATTGAGGAGGAGATCCGTAGAcacttggtgatgttctaTGAGTTTATGAGAGACCCTGATGATGGATTATACATTCAGAGTTTTGAGCCTAATTTGACGTACAGAGATGTGTATGACAAAAAGTACAAACCGACATttggagaaagaaaaggctGGGGTATCAAAAAAGATGATAAGGACGGAGACAAAGATGAGCCATTGAAGTGTTTGATGGGATGTGCCTCTGCTGCTCGTGTGTTCTTCCAGGGTGCCAGGGTGGTTCCAAAGATCGAGTAA